In one window of Prevotella fusca JCM 17724 DNA:
- a CDS encoding IS4 family transposase produces the protein MNVGRYVFSQVVKYIPRYQFDKCVKKYRGDWHVKDLTCYNQLLHLLFGQLTSCDSLRDICLCLGAHKDILYHLGFGNTVNQSSLSRANDNRDYRIYEEFGIYMINLVRPLYTRTSIPDVTIDNVLYSLDSTTISTSVKLATWALGRYNKGAVKMHTLLDLRGSIPANIHITDGRWHDSNELELTAPEPLAFYMMDKAYVDFDEFFRFHLAGAYWVTRPKDNMKYEIIGHRKDFSREDGIRGDFTIRLTQPKTHALYPEPFRAVCHYDEETCEEIVFITNNFEISAVEVSVLYRHRWDIEVFFKWIKQNIVVKTLWGYSGNAVRIHLWVAVIAYLLVARIKADNKSPYTITEVATLIRVSALEKTHLRDLITKPRTSVIYNQYVKELPLFDNM, from the coding sequence ATGAACGTCGGTCGATATGTGTTTTCACAAGTTGTGAAGTACATACCTCGTTATCAGTTCGACAAGTGCGTGAAGAAGTACCGTGGCGACTGGCATGTCAAGGATTTGACTTGTTACAACCAGCTTCTGCACCTTTTGTTTGGACAGCTGACGAGTTGTGATTCCCTACGGGACATCTGCCTGTGTCTTGGTGCCCACAAGGACATCCTCTACCATCTTGGATTTGGCAACACGGTCAACCAGTCATCACTTTCCCGAGCTAACGACAATCGGGATTACCGCATCTATGAGGAGTTTGGCATCTATATGATAAATCTGGTAAGGCCTTTATACACAAGGACCTCGATACCAGATGTCACTATAGACAACGTACTTTACTCCCTCGATTCCACGACCATCTCCACAAGTGTCAAACTTGCGACATGGGCTTTAGGAAGATACAACAAGGGGGCGGTGAAGATGCACACTCTGCTTGACTTGCGCGGGAGCATTCCAGCAAACATCCACATCACGGATGGCAGATGGCATGACAGCAACGAACTTGAACTGACTGCGCCGGAGCCTCTTGCCTTCTATATGATGGACAAGGCCTATGTTGACTTCGATGAGTTCTTTCGCTTCCATTTGGCTGGAGCCTATTGGGTTACCAGACCGAAGGACAACATGAAATACGAGATTATTGGTCATAGAAAAGACTTCTCCCGAGAGGATGGTATTCGAGGCGACTTTACCATTCGCTTGACTCAGCCAAAGACTCATGCACTTTACCCTGAGCCTTTCAGGGCAGTCTGCCACTATGATGAGGAGACGTGTGAAGAAATAGTGTTCATCACTAACAACTTCGAGATCAGCGCAGTGGAAGTGTCCGTCCTGTATAGGCACAGATGGGACATAGAGGTGTTCTTCAAGTGGATAAAGCAGAACATTGTCGTGAAGACCTTGTGGGGGTATTCCGGGAATGCAGTCCGAATCCATCTCTGGGTTGCAGTCATCGCCTATCTGCTTGTTGCAAGAATAAAGGCTGACAACAAAAGCCCATACACCATTACGGAAGTGGCAACGCTGATAAGAGTTTCTGCTTTGGAGAAAACTCACCTCAGAGATTTAATCACTAAGCCGAGAACCTCTGTCATTTACAATCAATATGTCAAAGAACTACCTCTATTTGATAATATGTAA